The proteins below come from a single Phycisphaeraceae bacterium genomic window:
- a CDS encoding class I SAM-dependent methyltransferase codes for MSKTTAKRQTKPGKKKAVTLTAATADRHVLYERTVQNVVAEIDFIDRVYKKLRGRHASRLREDFCGTGNSSVEWVRRRLTNVAVGLDIDQKTLDWGAARHVASLSPEEQERVQLINRNVLKPGNAKRMDCILAMNFSYWIFDTRALMKEYFRSVHRSLGKGGVFFLDFYGGSESILEVEEKRAMKGYTYVWEQATFNPITNKVRCYIHFEFPDGTKMERAFRYDWRVWSLPEIRELLAEAGFGEVTVYWEGDDGKGGGNGVFRPTMKGEACQTFVCYVVAERDKRVLR; via the coding sequence ATGAGCAAAACGACTGCGAAGCGCCAGACGAAACCGGGCAAGAAGAAGGCTGTGACATTGACCGCGGCGACGGCTGACCGGCATGTGCTGTATGAGCGCACGGTGCAGAACGTGGTGGCGGAAATCGATTTCATTGATCGAGTGTACAAGAAGTTGCGCGGGCGGCATGCTTCGAGGCTGCGCGAGGATTTTTGCGGAACGGGAAACAGTTCTGTGGAGTGGGTGCGTCGAAGGCTTACGAATGTGGCGGTGGGGCTGGACATCGATCAGAAGACGCTGGATTGGGGCGCAGCGCGGCATGTTGCGTCGCTGTCGCCCGAGGAGCAGGAGCGTGTGCAGTTGATCAATCGGAATGTGCTGAAGCCGGGGAATGCGAAGCGGATGGATTGCATTCTGGCGATGAACTTCAGTTACTGGATCTTCGACACGCGTGCTTTGATGAAGGAGTACTTTCGGTCGGTGCATCGCTCGCTGGGGAAGGGTGGCGTGTTCTTTCTGGATTTTTATGGGGGGAGCGAGTCGATTCTGGAGGTTGAAGAGAAGCGTGCAATGAAGGGTTATACGTATGTCTGGGAGCAGGCGACGTTCAACCCGATCACGAACAAGGTCCGGTGCTATATCCACTTTGAGTTTCCGGATGGAACGAAGATGGAGAGGGCGTTTCGGTATGACTGGCGGGTGTGGTCGCTGCCGGAGATTCGGGAGTTGCTTGCCGAGGCGGGGTTTGGGGAGGTGACGGTGTACTGGGAAGGGGATGACGGGAAGGGCGGCGGGAACGGGGTGTTCAGGCCGACGATGAAGGGTGAGGCGTGCCAGACGTTTGTGTGCTATGTTGTCGCCGAGCGGGACAAGCGTGTCCTACGCTGA
- a CDS encoding polyprenyl synthetase family protein, whose translation MQALKDLSSDLEPLALFLASQLERVSVRFDEHLRCELPPVSELCAHVERYRGKMLRPTLVLLCGVASSAEPDGLRVSEEHITLAAVSEMVHMATLVHDDVLDEAETRRRGQTVNRLRGNEAAVILGDYLIAGAFHLCSQVSQREASLVVGQASMDMCAGELLQLHNRENFSIDERTYYEIVRRKTGALIGAACRLGAIASGARAEVCDLFEQFGMSLGTAFQIQDDLLDLTGRAAVVGKDTGKDPEKGKLTLPMIHHLLAATVDQRARTLGVLEDVARHGPGAAVELATVLESTGSIAHAKGEAERLVAEACAMLSAIEPSKARDLLEHLARAAVNRAY comes from the coding sequence ATGCAGGCACTGAAGGATCTGAGTTCGGACCTTGAGCCTCTGGCGCTGTTTCTCGCGAGCCAGCTGGAGCGAGTGTCGGTGCGTTTTGATGAGCACTTGCGGTGCGAGTTGCCGCCGGTGTCGGAGTTGTGCGCGCATGTGGAGCGATATCGGGGGAAGATGCTGCGTCCGACGCTGGTGCTGCTGTGCGGGGTTGCGAGTTCGGCCGAACCCGATGGCCTGCGAGTGAGCGAAGAGCACATCACGCTGGCAGCGGTGAGCGAGATGGTGCATATGGCGACGCTGGTGCACGACGACGTGCTGGATGAAGCGGAGACGCGGCGGCGCGGGCAGACCGTCAACCGATTGCGAGGCAATGAGGCGGCGGTCATTCTGGGCGATTACCTGATCGCGGGTGCGTTTCACCTGTGCAGTCAGGTTTCGCAGCGCGAGGCTTCGCTGGTGGTGGGGCAGGCGAGCATGGACATGTGTGCCGGTGAACTGCTGCAGCTGCATAACCGGGAGAATTTTTCGATCGACGAACGGACGTACTACGAGATCGTGCGGCGCAAGACTGGCGCGTTGATCGGAGCTGCGTGCCGACTTGGGGCGATTGCGTCGGGGGCGCGCGCGGAGGTGTGCGATCTGTTCGAGCAGTTCGGGATGAGTCTGGGGACGGCGTTTCAGATTCAGGATGATCTGCTCGATCTGACTGGGCGTGCTGCGGTGGTCGGGAAGGACACGGGCAAGGATCCGGAGAAGGGGAAACTCACGCTGCCGATGATTCATCATTTGCTGGCAGCGACGGTGGATCAGCGGGCGCGGACGCTGGGCGTACTGGAAGATGTGGCGAGGCATGGGCCTGGCGCGGCGGTGGAACTCGCGACGGTGCTCGAGTCGACCGGATCGATTGCGCACGCGAAGGGTGAGGCGGAGAGACTGGTTGCGGAGGCGTGCGCGATGTTGAGCGCGATCGAGCCGAGCAAGGCGCGGGATCTTCTGGAGCATCTGGCGCGTGCGGCGGTGAATCGGGCGTATTGA
- the kdsB gene encoding 3-deoxy-manno-octulosonate cytidylyltransferase, giving the protein MDAVVIIPARLGSTRFPAKVLADKTGKPLIQHVYEAARASRATRVVVATDAEVVAERVRGFGGEAVLTSEAHPNGSSRLAEAAQVLGLGDEQVVVNVQGDEPELEPAVVDAAIRVLEMSGADMGTVATPIEEESDFVSRHVVKVVTRTGFDAIERAMYFSRSPIPCSRDGGEVRRLRHVGIYTYRVKFLRQYVELEPTPLEVAEALEQLRVLEHGYEIAVAIERVNSVGVDTPADYERFVSRYKAGQVGL; this is encoded by the coding sequence ATGGACGCGGTGGTCATTATTCCGGCCCGTCTGGGATCGACGCGGTTTCCTGCGAAGGTGCTTGCGGACAAGACGGGCAAGCCTCTGATTCAGCATGTGTATGAGGCTGCGCGTGCGAGCCGGGCGACGCGCGTGGTGGTGGCGACGGACGCCGAGGTGGTGGCGGAGCGCGTGCGGGGGTTTGGTGGGGAGGCGGTGCTGACTTCGGAGGCGCATCCGAATGGTTCGAGCCGACTTGCGGAGGCTGCGCAGGTGCTTGGTCTGGGGGATGAGCAGGTGGTGGTGAATGTGCAGGGGGACGAGCCGGAGCTTGAGCCTGCGGTGGTGGATGCAGCGATCCGGGTGCTGGAGATGTCGGGGGCGGACATGGGGACGGTGGCCACGCCGATCGAGGAAGAGTCGGATTTTGTGAGTCGGCATGTGGTGAAGGTGGTGACGCGGACTGGTTTTGATGCGATCGAGCGAGCGATGTATTTTTCGCGATCTCCGATACCTTGCTCACGCGATGGTGGGGAGGTGCGGCGTCTGAGGCATGTGGGGATTTACACGTATCGGGTGAAGTTTCTGCGGCAGTATGTGGAGTTGGAACCGACGCCTCTGGAAGTGGCTGAAGCCCTTGAGCAGTTGCGGGTGCTGGAGCATGGGTATGAGATTGCGGTGGCGATTGAGAGGGTGAACTCGGTGGGTGTGGATACACCGGCGGACTATGAGCGGTTTGTGTCGAGATACAAGGCGGGCCAGGTTGGCCTATGA
- the fmt gene encoding methionyl-tRNA formyltransferase yields MRLVFFGSGAFGQPSFEFLARQHTVLAVVTQPDRPAGRGSHLSPTPIATWAADALPDVPLLRPPSIADPDVVARLRTLEADAFIVIAFGQKLGPNLLADRFAINLHASLLPRWRGAAPINAAILAGDAETGNSVITLASRMDAGLILSQSTRPIEPHLTAGELHDLLASDGPALIARVLDAHASGTLHPREQDESIITLAPKLRREDAWVDFNAHARQVRSRIHALTPWPGVAISINSAQLKILRAKSHDTHTDQSIETAPGILLDPDHGLIACAHRSALELLEVQPAGKKPMTWQQFRLGKQSLTRGVQVASVVPPAPITPSTSP; encoded by the coding sequence ATGCGACTCGTGTTCTTCGGCTCAGGTGCTTTTGGCCAACCCTCCTTCGAGTTTCTCGCCAGGCAGCACACCGTCCTCGCCGTAGTCACCCAACCCGACCGCCCCGCAGGACGGGGCTCTCACCTCTCTCCAACTCCGATCGCCACTTGGGCTGCGGACGCTCTGCCCGATGTCCCGCTGCTTCGCCCACCCTCAATCGCCGACCCCGATGTCGTAGCCCGCCTCCGCACGCTCGAAGCCGACGCTTTCATCGTTATCGCTTTTGGCCAAAAACTCGGGCCAAACCTGCTCGCCGATCGCTTCGCCATCAACCTGCACGCTTCACTCCTGCCTCGCTGGCGCGGTGCAGCACCAATCAACGCTGCCATCCTCGCTGGCGACGCCGAAACCGGAAATTCCGTCATCACACTCGCCAGTCGCATGGATGCGGGCCTTATTCTCAGCCAGTCCACCCGCCCCATCGAGCCTCATCTCACCGCTGGCGAACTTCACGATCTCCTCGCCAGCGACGGCCCCGCCCTCATCGCCCGCGTCCTCGACGCCCACGCTTCGGGCACTCTGCACCCGCGCGAGCAGGATGAATCCATCATCACCCTTGCTCCCAAACTCCGTCGCGAAGACGCATGGGTCGATTTCAATGCCCATGCCCGACAGGTCCGCAGCCGCATCCACGCGCTCACCCCCTGGCCCGGGGTCGCCATTTCCATCAATTCAGCCCAACTCAAGATCCTCCGTGCGAAATCGCACGACACCCATACCGATCAATCAATCGAAACCGCGCCCGGCATCCTCCTCGACCCCGACCATGGCCTCATCGCCTGCGCACATCGCTCCGCTCTCGAACTGCTCGAAGTTCAGCCCGCCGGAAAGAAACCCATGACCTGGCAACAATTCCGACTCGGCAAACAATCCCTCACGAGAGGCGTTCAGGTCGCCTCGGTCGTTCCACCCGCCCCGATCACCCCCTCAACATCGCCATGA
- the def gene encoding peptide deformylase, with translation MNPDPATLRIRLYPDPILRQKAQPIDLSPGIAAIANRMLELMREANGIGLAAPQVGLPWRLFVIDIPEGEDRDPGASPPTATQGPIVYINPELSQPARTVEIHEEGCLSLPDIHGDVIRPSEITVTATDLQGNRFSHRATGLFARCVQHEFDHIDGVLFLDRMVQASRASVRAQVRELERRAGLR, from the coding sequence ATGAACCCCGATCCGGCAACACTTCGCATCCGGCTCTACCCGGATCCCATTCTGCGGCAAAAGGCACAGCCCATCGACCTCTCCCCAGGCATTGCCGCCATTGCCAACCGCATGCTCGAACTCATGCGCGAAGCAAACGGTATCGGACTTGCCGCTCCTCAGGTCGGACTCCCCTGGAGACTCTTCGTCATCGACATCCCCGAAGGCGAAGACCGCGACCCGGGCGCCTCACCCCCGACCGCCACTCAAGGACCCATCGTCTACATCAACCCCGAACTCTCCCAACCCGCCCGCACCGTCGAGATTCATGAAGAAGGTTGCCTCAGCCTCCCCGACATCCATGGCGATGTCATCCGCCCCAGCGAAATCACCGTCACCGCAACCGACCTCCAAGGCAACCGTTTTTCACATCGCGCCACCGGGCTTTTCGCCCGCTGCGTGCAGCACGAGTTCGACCATATCGATGGCGTCCTCTTCCTCGATCGCATGGTACAGGCATCTCGCGCCAGCGTGCGCGCGCAGGTGCGAGAACTCGAACGACGCGCCGGTCTCCGCTGA
- a CDS encoding sigma-70 family RNA polymerase sigma factor yields MVRDRVKGRIGAQWRTALDEDDVMQVTYLEAFLLINQFQSRGPGSFMAWLGHVAENNLRDAVRGLQAAKRPDPRRQVQPKGNSDSFVALVEMLGSSDTTPSRHAAKDEAKQFLEAALGTLPPDYERVVRLYDLECLGAAEVAEQLGRSAGAIYMLRARAHERLKESMGAASRFFTDAG; encoded by the coding sequence ATGGTCCGTGACCGGGTCAAGGGCCGCATCGGGGCTCAGTGGCGAACCGCGCTCGATGAGGACGACGTGATGCAGGTGACCTACCTGGAGGCGTTCCTGCTGATCAATCAGTTTCAGTCTCGTGGGCCTGGTTCGTTTATGGCATGGCTGGGGCATGTGGCGGAGAACAATCTGCGCGATGCGGTGCGTGGGTTGCAGGCTGCCAAGAGGCCGGACCCGAGGCGGCAAGTACAGCCCAAGGGCAACTCGGATTCATTTGTGGCGCTGGTTGAGATGTTGGGGTCGTCGGATACGACACCGAGTCGGCATGCTGCAAAGGATGAGGCCAAGCAGTTTCTGGAGGCGGCGCTCGGCACCTTGCCTCCTGATTATGAGCGCGTGGTAAGGCTTTACGATCTGGAGTGTCTTGGCGCGGCAGAAGTTGCCGAGCAGTTGGGACGCTCTGCGGGGGCGATCTACATGCTTCGGGCGCGGGCGCACGAGAGGCTCAAGGAGTCGATGGGCGCGGCATCGCGGTTCTTCACGGATGCGGGTTGA
- the mutS gene encoding DNA mismatch repair protein MutS, with protein sequence MSRDPRDSPAMRQYLAMKQQYPGCILFMRVGDFYELFFDDAVLMSRALGLTLTERPAGVPMAGVPHHQLNTYLKRAVDQGLRIAVADQIEDPAEAKGLVERAVTSVITPGTLVDESLVRDDRTAHLAAVAYVDDLTIAAALVDLSTGVFRVLDSRTMGARTTIDSLARFGIGELLYAETADGRLPPRIAELAEPLGAAPTPRPAWHFRTDEAMQAIRQHFHVAGVEGFGLAPDDPTIPAIGVILRYLEETQSLGRSPSDARSGSEFQNQSRSLLHLRPPQRETNDHICCIDAASLRSLEIERTIRSELIEGSLLGIFLRPAHTKRSLFRTPMGKRLIRDWLCAPSRDLDEIHTRQRCVQVCATDTHTADDLATALAGMQDIARIAGRIALGRATPRDLVALARSVLCIEPVIDAIRLAPAFKAQFDALTALLDTIAPVAAEITRTCVETPPHHLREGGLIRDGIDPALDEARTLANDASTWLADYQARLIAEHDLPSLKVGFNRVFGYYIELPSAQARRAPDAFSRKQTLKNAERYITPELREFEHKVTTAESRALERERALFASLCTQAMAIVNPLGHYADIIAYLDTVLALGQKAQLLNWTCPEVVAQPGIDIRDGRHPVLAETLETPFVPNDLTLATDGEAPLALITGPNMAGKSTFIRQTALLVLLAQTGSFIPASSARVGIVDRIFTRVGADDALHRGQSTFMVEMIETANILNNATSQSLVILDEIGRGTSTLDGLSLAWAITEHLAALGPLTLFATHYHELTDLEERMGGKVRNLHVAVREWETTPGRPEIVFLHEIRPGRADQSYGVHVARLAGVPTPVTDRAREILDSLAVEHNAAPVARSRKKADTRPQLSLFTPSEPHPVVDDLREVKIESLTPLAAFDLLRELVHRANS encoded by the coding sequence GTGTCCAGAGACCCACGCGACTCCCCAGCCATGCGCCAGTACCTGGCCATGAAGCAGCAGTACCCCGGCTGCATCCTCTTCATGCGCGTCGGGGACTTCTACGAACTTTTCTTTGACGACGCCGTCCTCATGAGCCGCGCCCTGGGCCTCACCCTCACCGAACGCCCCGCCGGTGTCCCCATGGCCGGAGTTCCACACCACCAACTCAACACCTACCTCAAGCGAGCCGTCGATCAGGGCCTTCGCATCGCCGTCGCCGACCAGATCGAAGACCCCGCCGAAGCCAAAGGCCTCGTCGAACGCGCCGTCACCTCCGTCATCACGCCCGGCACGCTGGTCGATGAATCCCTCGTCCGCGACGATCGCACCGCCCACCTCGCAGCCGTCGCCTATGTCGATGACCTCACCATCGCGGCTGCTCTTGTCGATCTCTCGACGGGCGTCTTCCGCGTGCTCGACTCACGCACCATGGGCGCGCGCACAACGATCGACTCTCTGGCACGCTTCGGCATCGGCGAACTTCTCTACGCCGAAACCGCCGACGGCCGACTCCCCCCACGCATCGCCGAACTCGCCGAACCACTCGGTGCCGCACCCACGCCTCGCCCCGCATGGCACTTTCGCACCGACGAAGCCATGCAGGCCATTCGCCAGCACTTCCACGTTGCCGGAGTAGAAGGTTTCGGCCTCGCACCCGACGACCCCACCATCCCCGCCATCGGCGTCATCCTTCGATATCTCGAAGAAACCCAGAGCCTCGGCCGATCGCCCTCCGATGCACGTTCAGGGTCTGAGTTCCAGAATCAATCGCGCTCGCTTCTCCACCTTCGCCCACCTCAGCGCGAAACCAACGACCACATCTGCTGCATCGACGCAGCCTCTCTCCGCTCACTCGAAATCGAACGCACCATCCGCAGCGAACTCATCGAAGGCTCGCTGCTTGGCATCTTCCTTCGTCCCGCACACACCAAACGCTCGCTCTTCCGCACGCCCATGGGCAAGCGACTCATCAGAGACTGGCTCTGCGCGCCGAGCCGCGACCTTGACGAAATTCACACGCGCCAACGGTGTGTGCAGGTCTGCGCGACCGACACTCACACCGCTGACGATCTGGCCACTGCCCTGGCAGGCATGCAGGACATCGCACGCATCGCCGGTCGCATCGCACTCGGACGCGCTACCCCCCGCGATCTTGTCGCACTCGCGCGCTCCGTCTTGTGCATCGAGCCCGTCATCGACGCCATCCGCCTCGCTCCAGCCTTCAAAGCCCAGTTCGACGCGCTCACCGCCCTCCTCGACACCATCGCCCCCGTCGCTGCCGAAATCACCCGCACATGCGTCGAAACTCCCCCTCACCACCTGCGCGAAGGCGGGCTCATTCGCGATGGCATCGACCCTGCCCTCGACGAAGCACGCACCCTCGCCAACGACGCCAGCACCTGGCTCGCCGACTATCAGGCCCGTCTCATCGCCGAGCACGATCTGCCAAGCCTCAAAGTCGGTTTCAACCGTGTCTTCGGCTACTACATCGAACTTCCCTCCGCACAGGCACGCCGCGCCCCCGACGCCTTCAGCCGCAAACAAACCCTCAAAAACGCCGAGCGCTACATCACACCCGAACTTCGCGAGTTCGAGCACAAGGTCACCACAGCCGAATCCCGTGCGCTCGAGCGCGAACGCGCCCTCTTCGCATCACTCTGCACCCAGGCCATGGCCATCGTCAACCCTCTCGGTCACTACGCCGACATCATCGCCTACCTCGACACCGTACTCGCCCTCGGCCAGAAGGCTCAACTTCTCAACTGGACCTGCCCCGAAGTCGTCGCCCAGCCCGGCATCGACATTCGCGACGGACGCCATCCCGTCCTGGCCGAAACTCTCGAAACCCCCTTCGTCCCCAATGACCTCACACTCGCAACCGACGGCGAAGCGCCTCTCGCACTCATCACCGGCCCGAACATGGCCGGCAAAAGCACATTCATCCGCCAGACCGCCCTCCTCGTCCTCCTGGCTCAAACCGGCAGTTTCATTCCCGCTTCGAGCGCCCGCGTCGGCATCGTTGACCGCATCTTCACCCGCGTCGGTGCCGACGACGCCCTCCATCGCGGGCAGTCCACATTCATGGTCGAAATGATCGAAACTGCCAACATCCTCAACAACGCCACCAGCCAAAGCCTCGTCATTCTCGATGAAATCGGCCGCGGCACCAGCACACTCGATGGCCTGAGTCTCGCGTGGGCGATCACCGAACACCTCGCCGCCCTCGGCCCGCTCACACTCTTCGCCACGCATTACCACGAACTGACCGACCTCGAAGAACGCATGGGCGGAAAGGTTCGCAATCTCCACGTCGCGGTGCGCGAATGGGAAACAACCCCAGGACGCCCCGAAATCGTGTTCCTGCACGAAATCCGACCGGGCAGAGCCGATCAGTCCTATGGCGTTCACGTCGCGCGCCTCGCCGGCGTCCCCACGCCAGTCACCGACCGCGCCCGCGAAATTCTCGATTCACTCGCTGTTGAGCACAACGCCGCACCTGTCGCCCGTTCACGCAAGAAAGCGGATACACGCCCGCAACTCTCGCTCTTTACGCCGTCCGAGCCACACCCGGTGGTTGACGATCTACGCGAAGTCAAGATCGAATCGCTCACCCCGCTCGCAGCCTTCGATCTCCTGCGCGAACTGGTCCACCGCGCCAACTCCTAA
- a CDS encoding redoxin domain-containing protein produces the protein MPLPLAHLDACDGWLNIAAQPPRATDFLGRAVIVHFWDRANLQSIDDALQISALARHHHSRGLVVIGVHVPSPGAPASRRIVRAATLQAGITHPIALDTQGRIARALSIRRLPTTLFIDPAGNITAQLAGEHTRQVLERTLGQLTNPVAPINPAIQPVPEDPFASPSGLRWPTAVLAQTPSIGRDGRLFISDTNSSRVIIADWPDDAGSCRATWIINREGTASLGISRPRGLAFDAQREILYIADSGSHRILRANLRDHTVSTLLGDATPGTDRIGGSSGEHQPINTPSDLALDPTRNKLFIAMTGLHQIWALDLSTLVAKPVIGTGDSGVIDGPANVARLARPAAVLLTPDRKRIIIADAQGPAIREVELADRTVRTIIGTPAEQVGTTLSIIGNRDGVFPDARLAMPTALADWIEPNLAAVLDTDNNTVRIIDPNARSITTLHTPMTLHQPQGIALAQRLPSATTPTRLFIADTAAHRILQFDPASNTAHELRISGLAAPGDTVARIPPHAERAAMNTPLGRPLDLEVGWTLPEGFSLSDQEPVVIRITAAHRDDTLDQVLVQRTCAGLPGTLTVPIVQHDTVLLVELALAVEHRTSPRCNVLAHAWRVRFGTDGGEPRLIAHFSPLAPVPA, from the coding sequence ATGCCCCTCCCACTGGCACATCTCGACGCCTGCGATGGCTGGCTCAACATCGCTGCACAACCCCCCCGCGCGACCGACTTCCTCGGCCGCGCCGTCATCGTCCACTTCTGGGATCGCGCCAATCTCCAAAGCATCGACGACGCGCTCCAGATCTCCGCCCTCGCTCGCCATCACCACAGCCGCGGACTCGTCGTCATCGGCGTTCACGTCCCCTCACCAGGCGCGCCCGCCTCGCGCCGCATCGTGCGCGCCGCAACCCTCCAGGCCGGCATCACTCACCCCATCGCCCTCGACACCCAAGGCCGCATCGCACGCGCACTCAGCATCCGACGCCTGCCAACCACACTCTTCATTGACCCCGCTGGCAACATCACGGCCCAGCTCGCCGGCGAACACACACGCCAAGTCCTCGAACGAACACTCGGCCAACTCACAAACCCCGTCGCTCCTATAAACCCCGCCATTCAACCTGTGCCCGAAGACCCGTTCGCCTCACCTTCGGGCCTGCGCTGGCCCACAGCCGTGCTCGCCCAGACCCCCAGCATCGGTCGCGATGGCCGACTCTTCATTTCCGACACCAACTCCAGCCGCGTCATCATCGCCGACTGGCCAGACGATGCCGGCTCGTGTCGAGCCACGTGGATCATCAACCGCGAAGGCACCGCCTCGCTTGGCATCTCGCGCCCCCGAGGCCTCGCCTTCGACGCCCAGCGCGAAATCCTCTACATCGCCGATAGCGGCTCACACCGCATCCTTCGCGCAAATCTCCGCGATCACACCGTCAGCACGCTCCTGGGCGACGCCACCCCCGGAACCGATCGCATCGGCGGTTCCTCCGGCGAACATCAACCCATCAACACCCCCAGCGATCTCGCCCTCGACCCGACACGCAACAAACTCTTCATCGCCATGACCGGCCTGCATCAAATCTGGGCTCTGGACCTCTCCACCCTCGTCGCAAAACCAGTCATCGGCACCGGAGACTCCGGCGTCATCGATGGCCCCGCCAATGTCGCCCGCCTCGCGCGTCCTGCCGCAGTCCTTCTCACCCCCGATCGCAAGCGGATCATCATCGCAGACGCCCAAGGCCCCGCGATTCGCGAAGTCGAACTGGCTGACCGCACCGTGCGCACCATCATCGGCACCCCCGCCGAACAAGTCGGTACCACGCTCTCGATCATCGGCAACCGCGATGGCGTATTCCCCGACGCCCGCCTGGCCATGCCCACCGCTCTTGCCGACTGGATCGAGCCCAATCTCGCCGCCGTGCTCGACACCGACAACAACACTGTCCGCATCATCGATCCCAACGCCCGCAGCATTACCACCCTGCACACGCCAATGACCCTTCACCAGCCTCAGGGCATCGCCCTCGCCCAACGTCTGCCGAGTGCTACCACACCAACTCGCCTCTTCATTGCCGACACCGCTGCCCATCGCATCCTTCAGTTCGACCCCGCATCAAACACCGCACACGAACTGCGCATCTCAGGCCTCGCCGCTCCGGGTGATACCGTCGCCCGCATCCCTCCGCACGCCGAACGCGCAGCCATGAACACGCCCCTTGGTCGCCCGCTCGACCTCGAAGTCGGTTGGACACTACCCGAAGGTTTCTCACTCAGCGATCAGGAACCCGTAGTAATCCGCATCACCGCCGCTCACCGCGATGACACGCTCGATCAGGTGCTCGTTCAGCGGACATGCGCCGGACTGCCAGGCACACTGACCGTCCCGATCGTGCAGCACGACACCGTACTGCTCGTCGAGCTCGCGCTTGCCGTCGAGCACCGCACATCGCCGCGCTGCAACGTCCTCGCCCACGCCTGGCGCGTCCGCTTCGGCACCGATGGCGGCGAGCCACGCCTGATCGCTCACTTCAGCCCGCTTGCCCCTGTCCCGGCTTGA
- a CDS encoding serine/threonine protein kinase, with amino-acid sequence MSTSPSSPTPPRSLETDLIEAARIQAQHGVVGGTRGPGGGSIPGYRLLKEIHRGGQGVVYLAIQEATRRKVAIKVMREGPFAGEHDLARFEREVQVLAQLNDPHIVTIHDSGSCGGCCYFVMDYVAGLPLDQHVKLMELTVLDRLGLFATVCEAVNTAHLQGVIHRDLKPGNIRVDPQGVPKVLDFGLAKLTGDENGSEESTVTQMTMTGQFVGSIPWASPEQALGESNKIDVRTDVYSLGVILYQLLVGEFPYKVDGSLRDVLDSIAKVEPVRPSLRAKGIHSEVDAIVLKALSKSRAGRYQTAGELGRDVRRFLAGEAIEAKRDSAWYLLQKSMQRYWLQSLVASGFLVLVLAFAVTMTLMFNVQSKLLGAAASERDHFAGERSKLIERLEEAEREIERLRGNGEPVIVGTD; translated from the coding sequence ATGTCAACGAGCCCGAGTTCTCCGACTCCTCCGCGCTCGTTAGAGACGGATCTGATTGAAGCCGCCCGAATTCAGGCGCAGCACGGCGTGGTGGGAGGGACGCGTGGGCCTGGTGGCGGGTCGATTCCGGGCTATCGCCTGCTCAAGGAGATCCATCGCGGGGGGCAAGGGGTTGTGTACCTTGCGATTCAGGAAGCGACGCGGCGGAAGGTCGCGATCAAGGTCATGCGCGAGGGGCCGTTCGCCGGCGAGCACGACCTGGCGCGCTTCGAGCGCGAGGTGCAGGTGCTTGCGCAGTTGAACGACCCGCACATCGTGACGATTCATGACAGCGGGAGTTGCGGGGGGTGCTGCTATTTTGTGATGGACTATGTGGCGGGCTTGCCGCTCGATCAGCATGTGAAGTTGATGGAGCTGACGGTGCTGGATCGTCTGGGGCTGTTTGCGACGGTGTGTGAAGCGGTGAATACGGCGCACCTGCAAGGCGTAATTCATCGCGATCTCAAGCCGGGGAACATCCGGGTGGATCCGCAAGGCGTGCCGAAGGTGCTTGATTTTGGACTTGCCAAACTGACGGGTGATGAAAACGGGTCTGAAGAGTCCACGGTGACGCAGATGACGATGACGGGCCAGTTCGTGGGTTCGATCCCTTGGGCCAGCCCGGAGCAGGCCTTGGGGGAGTCGAACAAAATTGATGTGCGGACGGATGTGTATTCGCTGGGTGTGATTCTGTATCAGTTGCTGGTCGGGGAGTTTCCGTACAAGGTGGATGGGTCTTTGCGTGATGTGCTCGATTCGATCGCCAAAGTGGAGCCGGTGCGCCCGAGTCTGCGGGCCAAGGGGATTCACTCGGAGGTGGATGCGATCGTGCTCAAAGCACTGAGCAAGAGTCGGGCGGGCCGATATCAGACGGCGGGTGAACTGGGGCGCGATGTGCGGCGATTCCTGGCTGGGGAAGCAATCGAGGCCAAGCGAGACAGTGCGTGGTATCTGCTTCAGAAGTCGATGCAGCGGTACTGGTTGCAGTCACTGGTCGCGAGCGGGTTTCTTGTGCTTGTGCTGGCGTTTGCGGTGACGATGACGTTGATGTTCAACGTGCAGAGCAAGCTGCTGGGTGCCGCGGCATCGGAGCGCGATCACTTCGCTGGCGAACGCTCCAAACTGATCGAACGGCTTGAGGAGGCAGAACGCGAGATCGAGCGTTTGCGCGGGAATGGCGAACCGGTCATTGTGGGTACGGATTGA